From Nocardioides sp. HDW12B, the proteins below share one genomic window:
- a CDS encoding carbohydrate ABC transporter permease: MRTSSLERTTTYAVLVLAALFALYPIGLILVKAVQPDAIGADVGVDLGNFAEAWDEGQFGSYLRTSVIVTVCVVLGATLLSSLAGYAFGTMQFRGSSVLFYLLLLGLMVPSEAVVIPLYFQLRSVDLLDTYTALVLPQIAQSLAFGTFWMRAYFRSTSREVVEAARLDGAGHLRIFWSILLPMGRPAVTTMMVLFFMWTWNEFLLPLVVIPSGDLLTAPLGLALFQGQYTAGTSLLAAGAVMVAFPVVVFYLFAQRHFIRGMVDGATKG, from the coding sequence GTGAGGACGTCGAGCCTCGAGCGCACCACGACGTACGCCGTGCTGGTGCTGGCCGCCCTGTTCGCGCTCTACCCGATCGGCCTGATCCTGGTGAAGGCCGTGCAGCCCGACGCCATCGGCGCCGACGTCGGGGTCGACCTGGGCAACTTCGCCGAGGCGTGGGACGAGGGCCAGTTCGGCAGCTACCTGCGCACCAGCGTGATCGTCACGGTGTGCGTCGTGCTGGGCGCCACGCTGCTGTCGTCGCTGGCCGGCTACGCCTTCGGCACGATGCAGTTCCGCGGCTCCTCGGTGCTGTTCTACCTGCTGCTGCTCGGGCTCATGGTGCCGAGCGAGGCGGTCGTCATCCCGCTCTACTTCCAGCTCCGCAGCGTCGACCTGCTGGACACCTACACCGCGCTGGTGCTGCCGCAGATCGCGCAGTCGCTGGCCTTCGGCACCTTCTGGATGCGCGCCTACTTCCGCAGCACCTCGCGCGAGGTGGTCGAGGCCGCCCGGCTCGACGGTGCCGGTCACCTGCGGATCTTCTGGTCGATCCTGCTGCCGATGGGCCGCCCCGCCGTCACCACGATGATGGTGCTGTTCTTCATGTGGACGTGGAACGAGTTCCTGCTCCCGCTGGTCGTCATCCCCAGCGGCGACCTGCTCACCGCGCCCCTCGGTCTCGCCCTGTTCCAGGGCCAGTACACCGCCGGCACGTCCCTGCTCGCCGCCGGTGCCGTCATGGTCGCCTTCCCGGTCGTCGTCTTCTACCTGTTCGCGCAGCGTCACTTCATCCGCGGCATGGTCGACGGCGCCACGAAGGGCTGA
- a CDS encoding extracellular solute-binding protein: MTRTRRSTQPHLHRTLGAGLAAAALLATTVACAPGEEGGSGTETKSEDVTTDISELGDVTLTVWDQEVRGGQAAQIAALNEAFTEKYPNVTIDRTKRSFTDLQRTLRNAITSDDAPDVVQANNGRTDMGAFVENGLLQSLDGYAEAYGWTERFPESVRSLASYTDDGATFGEGSLYGLAQVGELVGVFYNKAKLTELGLEVPETTADFEAALAAAADADELPIQFGNLDGWPGIHDFGFVHNQFVPRDDIRNLGFGREGASWTSEENVQAAETFTEWVDAGYFTPDFNGVGYDPAWQDFAQGNGVFLVAGTWLQADLDEAMGEDVGFVLPPVGESGEQAVTGGTGLPFSITEASDDADVAAAYIDFITSDEAMQMIQEAGNLPVVGGDAAQAEGLAAEILDAWTTAGEDDAIVPYLDYATPDFYDLITAQVQELGAGSVAPDEFLSTLEDEYSSFVSGQ, translated from the coding sequence ATGACCCGCACCCGTCGGAGCACCCAGCCCCACCTCCACCGCACCCTGGGGGCCGGTCTGGCCGCCGCAGCCCTGCTGGCCACGACCGTGGCCTGCGCCCCGGGCGAGGAGGGCGGCAGCGGCACCGAGACGAAGTCGGAGGACGTCACCACCGACATCAGCGAGCTCGGCGACGTGACGCTCACGGTCTGGGACCAGGAGGTCCGCGGCGGCCAGGCGGCCCAGATCGCGGCGCTCAACGAGGCGTTCACGGAGAAGTACCCCAACGTCACCATCGACCGCACCAAGAGGTCCTTCACCGACCTCCAGCGCACGCTGCGCAACGCCATCACCTCCGACGACGCCCCCGACGTGGTGCAGGCCAACAACGGCCGCACCGACATGGGTGCCTTCGTCGAGAACGGCCTGCTGCAGTCCCTCGACGGCTACGCCGAGGCCTACGGCTGGACCGAGCGCTTCCCCGAGTCGGTGCGCTCGCTGGCCAGCTACACCGACGACGGCGCCACCTTCGGCGAGGGCAGCCTCTACGGCCTGGCCCAGGTCGGCGAGCTCGTCGGCGTCTTCTACAACAAGGCCAAGCTCACCGAGCTCGGGCTCGAGGTGCCGGAGACGACCGCCGACTTCGAGGCGGCCCTCGCCGCGGCCGCCGACGCCGACGAGCTGCCGATCCAGTTCGGCAACCTCGACGGCTGGCCGGGCATCCACGACTTCGGCTTCGTGCACAACCAGTTCGTGCCGCGCGACGACATCCGCAACCTGGGCTTCGGCCGCGAGGGCGCGAGCTGGACCTCGGAGGAGAACGTGCAGGCGGCCGAGACCTTCACCGAGTGGGTCGACGCCGGCTACTTCACCCCCGACTTCAACGGCGTCGGCTACGACCCGGCGTGGCAGGACTTCGCGCAGGGCAACGGCGTCTTCCTGGTCGCGGGCACCTGGCTGCAGGCCGACCTCGACGAGGCGATGGGTGAGGACGTCGGCTTCGTGCTGCCCCCGGTCGGCGAGTCCGGCGAGCAGGCCGTGACCGGCGGCACCGGGCTGCCCTTCTCGATCACCGAGGCCTCGGACGACGCCGACGTCGCCGCGGCGTACATCGACTTCATCACCAGCGACGAGGCGATGCAGATGATCCAGGAGGCCGGCAACCTGCCGGTCGTCGGCGGCGACGCGGCCCAGGCCGAGGGCCTGGCCGCCGAGATCCTCGACGCCTGGACCACCGCGGGCGAGGACGACGCCATCGTGCCCTACCTCGACTACGCCACCCCGGACTTCTACGACCTCATCACCGCGCAGGTCCAGGAGCTCGGCGCCGGCTCGGTCGCTCCCGACGAGTTCCTCAGCACGCTCGAGGACGAGTACAGCTCCTTCGTCTCGGGCCAGTGA
- a CDS encoding DeoR/GlpR family DNA-binding transcription regulator, translating to MLARRRHDRILERLRTGGPAEVGELTRELGVSGATVRRDLSYLESEGMLRRVHGGAAPLGTAEPPFDVVAGDHEDAKHRVATVAAGLVRDGDVLLIDIGTTTRHLARALRGREVTVITSSLPVYEELAEDEAVELIVLGGVVRRNYRSLVGFLTEQAIRQVHADVLFLGTSGVRRDGSVLDTTAVEVPVKRAMLEAAERTVLVADASKFPGRGIARVCGPTDLAAVVTEPGSDPETLACLADSGVEIITSLEGPA from the coding sequence ATGCTCGCCCGGCGTCGCCACGACCGCATCCTGGAGCGGCTCCGCACGGGCGGGCCCGCCGAGGTCGGCGAGCTGACCCGCGAGCTCGGGGTCAGCGGCGCCACGGTGCGGCGCGACCTGTCCTACCTCGAGTCCGAGGGCATGCTGCGCCGGGTCCACGGAGGGGCCGCTCCGCTGGGGACCGCCGAGCCGCCCTTCGACGTGGTCGCCGGCGACCACGAGGACGCCAAGCACCGCGTCGCGACCGTCGCGGCCGGCCTGGTGCGCGACGGCGACGTGCTGCTCATCGACATCGGCACGACCACCCGGCACCTCGCTCGGGCGCTGCGCGGGCGGGAGGTCACCGTCATCACCTCGAGCCTCCCGGTCTACGAGGAGCTCGCCGAGGACGAGGCGGTGGAGCTCATCGTGCTGGGCGGGGTGGTGCGTCGCAACTACCGCTCGCTCGTCGGCTTCCTCACCGAGCAGGCGATCCGCCAGGTGCACGCCGACGTGCTGTTCCTGGGCACCAGCGGTGTGCGCCGCGACGGCAGCGTGCTCGACACCACGGCCGTCGAGGTCCCGGTCAAGCGGGCCATGCTCGAGGCGGCCGAGCGCACCGTGCTGGTCGCCGACGCCAGCAAGTTCCCCGGACGCGGCATCGCACGCGTCTGCGGACCCACGGACCTGGCCGCGGTCGTGACCGAGCCCGGCTCGGACCCCGAGACCCTCGCCTGCCTGGCCGACTCCGGCGTCGAGATCATCACGAGCCTGGAAGGACCGGCATGA
- a CDS encoding 6-phospho-beta-glucosidase, with protein MRLTILGGGGFRVPLVHRALLHDEGPGRVTDLVLHDLDPGRLRTIGRVLEDATAAHGGGGPRVHLETDLETAVRGADFVFSAIRVGGLAGRVCDERSALDLGVLGQETTGAGGITYGLRTVPVAMHVAETVRRVAPEAHVINFTNPAGMVTEAMSRVLGDRVVGICDSPVGMFKRVARALGVDPATATFDYAGLNHLGWLRRVVVDGTDRLPGLLADRAALLGTEEGRLFGPDWLATLGTVPNEYLWYWYYRTDAVAAEQKAGRTRGEVLLEQQQEFWGAAGAGSPGGGPGGGTGGERFGPGEAFDAWERARMAREATYMAESREATGSGERDQEDLDGGGYDRVALQLMRAIARDEATTLVLNVPNRGTLPGLDADAVVEVPCSVDARGWRPHPVDPLDPHALGLVTTVKAVERTTVEAALSGSRATATRALALHPLVGSVTVARGILDTQLATLPELRSVLTSP; from the coding sequence ATGAGACTGACCATCCTGGGCGGCGGAGGCTTCCGCGTGCCGCTGGTCCACCGCGCCCTGCTCCACGACGAGGGTCCGGGTCGGGTCACCGACCTGGTGCTGCACGACCTCGACCCCGGACGCTTGCGCACCATCGGTCGGGTGCTGGAGGACGCGACCGCCGCCCACGGCGGCGGCGGGCCTCGCGTGCACCTGGAGACCGACCTCGAGACGGCGGTGCGCGGGGCCGACTTCGTCTTCTCCGCCATCCGGGTGGGCGGGCTCGCCGGACGGGTGTGCGACGAGCGCTCGGCCCTCGACCTCGGGGTGCTCGGGCAGGAGACCACCGGCGCCGGGGGCATCACCTACGGCCTGCGCACGGTCCCGGTGGCGATGCACGTCGCCGAGACGGTGCGGCGGGTGGCGCCCGAGGCCCACGTCATCAACTTCACCAACCCGGCGGGCATGGTGACCGAGGCGATGTCACGCGTGCTGGGCGACCGCGTGGTGGGGATCTGCGACTCCCCCGTCGGCATGTTCAAGCGGGTGGCCCGGGCGCTCGGGGTCGACCCGGCGACGGCCACCTTCGACTACGCCGGGCTCAACCACCTCGGCTGGCTGCGCCGGGTCGTCGTCGACGGCACCGACCGGCTGCCCGGCCTGCTCGCCGACCGCGCCGCTCTGCTGGGCACCGAGGAGGGACGGCTGTTCGGCCCCGACTGGCTGGCCACGCTCGGCACGGTGCCCAACGAGTACCTCTGGTACTGGTACTACCGCACCGACGCGGTGGCCGCCGAGCAGAAGGCCGGCCGCACCCGCGGCGAGGTGCTGCTCGAGCAGCAGCAGGAGTTCTGGGGAGCGGCCGGGGCAGGCAGTCCTGGCGGCGGTCCGGGCGGCGGTACGGGCGGCGAGCGTTTCGGACCGGGCGAGGCGTTCGACGCCTGGGAGCGGGCGCGGATGGCGCGCGAGGCGACGTACATGGCGGAGAGCCGGGAGGCGACCGGGTCCGGCGAGCGCGACCAGGAGGACCTCGACGGCGGCGGCTACGACCGCGTCGCGCTGCAGCTGATGCGCGCGATCGCGCGCGACGAGGCGACGACGCTCGTGCTGAACGTGCCGAACCGGGGGACGCTGCCCGGCCTCGACGCCGACGCGGTCGTCGAGGTGCCGTGCTCGGTCGACGCGCGCGGCTGGCGCCCCCACCCGGTGGATCCGCTCGACCCGCACGCCCTCGGCCTGGTGACGACCGTGAAGGCGGTCGAGCGCACGACCGTCGAGGCAGCGCTGTCCGGCTCCCGCGCCACCGCGACCCGGGCGCTGGCCCTGCACCCGCTCGTCGGCTCGGTCACCGTCGCCCGCGGCATCCTCGACACCCAGCTCGCCACCCTCCCCGAGCTCCGCTCCGTCCTCACCTCCCCCTGA
- a CDS encoding sugar ABC transporter permease — protein sequence MTRRRGSRAPGEPRLVAYAYVAPALLVFGLFLLAPLAYAVQLSFFEWDGLGLGTWVGLDNYVAVLTDPELRAPFLHALVLVVFFSLVPVTLGLVLAALMTRSRVRGAGFFRTVIFLPQVVALTVVAVVWRQIYAPTGPLNDALRLVGLDGFARGWLGDADWVLVAIGLVGTWVGTGLCTVLFLAGLAKVGRELYEAARLDGAGFWTELRSISLPAVRGELAVALTLTMVAALRTFDLVYVMTAGGPGNASRVPSYEVYDRAIQEGDVGTGITVALVLTALILLATWLVNRIAGDGEPA from the coding sequence GTGACGCGCCGCCGGGGGAGCCGCGCGCCGGGAGAGCCGCGCCTGGTCGCCTACGCGTACGTCGCGCCGGCGCTGCTGGTCTTCGGCCTCTTCCTGCTCGCCCCCCTGGCGTACGCCGTGCAGCTGTCGTTCTTCGAGTGGGACGGCCTGGGGCTCGGCACCTGGGTCGGCCTGGACAACTACGTCGCGGTCCTGACCGACCCCGAGCTGCGGGCGCCGTTCCTGCACGCCCTCGTGCTCGTCGTCTTCTTCAGCCTCGTGCCGGTGACGCTCGGGCTGGTGCTGGCGGCGCTCATGACCCGCTCGCGGGTGCGGGGCGCCGGCTTCTTCCGCACCGTGATCTTCCTGCCCCAGGTGGTCGCCCTCACGGTGGTGGCCGTCGTGTGGCGCCAGATCTACGCCCCCACCGGGCCGTTGAACGACGCGCTGCGGCTCGTCGGCCTCGACGGCTTCGCCCGCGGCTGGCTCGGCGACGCCGACTGGGTGCTGGTCGCGATCGGCCTGGTCGGCACCTGGGTCGGCACGGGCCTGTGCACGGTGCTGTTCCTGGCCGGGCTCGCCAAGGTCGGCCGCGAGCTCTACGAGGCGGCGCGTCTCGACGGCGCCGGCTTCTGGACCGAGCTGCGCTCGATCAGCCTGCCGGCGGTGCGCGGGGAGCTGGCGGTGGCGCTGACCCTGACCATGGTGGCGGCGCTGCGCACCTTCGACCTCGTCTACGTCATGACGGCCGGCGGCCCGGGCAACGCCAGCCGGGTGCCGTCCTACGAGGTCTACGACCGGGCCATCCAGGAGGGCGACGTCGGCACCGGCATCACGGTCGCCCTCGTCCTCACCGCCCTCATCCTGCTGGCCACCTGGCTGGTCAACCGCATCGCCGGGGACGGTGAGCCCGCGTGA
- a CDS encoding sterol carrier family protein yields the protein MPARLRPADPSQVAEASDRLRTAEATPADLRLLVKHYLALLQQRAPGGAVEVRVPPYSAVQVIGGTTHKRGTPPAVVEMSAETWLGLATGELTWPEAERDGLLLASGERSDLTPHLPLVPGGATGSTSGS from the coding sequence GTGCCCGCCCGACTCCGCCCCGCCGACCCGTCCCAGGTGGCGGAGGCCTCGGACCGACTGCGCACGGCCGAGGCCACGCCCGCCGACCTGCGCCTGCTGGTCAAGCACTACCTCGCCCTCCTCCAGCAGCGCGCCCCCGGCGGTGCCGTGGAGGTGCGGGTGCCGCCGTACTCCGCGGTCCAGGTGATCGGCGGCACCACCCACAAGCGGGGTACGCCGCCGGCGGTGGTCGAGATGAGCGCGGAGACCTGGCTCGGCCTCGCCACCGGCGAGCTGACCTGGCCCGAGGCGGAGCGCGACGGGCTGCTGCTGGCGTCCGGCGAGCGGTCGGACCTGACCCCCCACCTCCCGCTGGTCCCGGGCGGGGCGACGGGGTCGACGAGCGGCTCCTAG
- a CDS encoding dipeptidase, with protein MDLRQRVTDVLPTVRADLEDLVRIPSVSALDEHADDVRRSAEATAELFRAEGLEVDIVAVEGGAPAVIATRPAPEGAPTVLLYAHHDVQPVAAEDWASDPFEPTERGERLYGRGAADDKAGIAAHLAALRALGDDCAVGVTVLVEGEEEIGSPTLGAFLEAYAERLRADVIVIADSTNWDIGVPALTTSLRGLVRATVEVRTLTHGVHSGMWGGLVPDALMAMNRLLASLHADDGSVAVEGLVSGPASELDYPEERLRAESGATAGVHWIGSGTAVSRLWTQPSLTVTGLDAPRVQGASNTLAATSRAMISMRIAPGDTSTSAFAALSRHLEQHAPWGAEVTVTFNDGGEAIALDASGSTYDVARRAFTEAWDGTEPVDIGVGGSIPFIAEFLEAFPQASVLVTGVEDPDTRAHGADEGLHLAEFARVCLAETLLLHHLAPHATSPTS; from the coding sequence ATGGATCTGCGCCAGCGAGTCACCGACGTCCTGCCCACCGTCCGCGCCGACCTCGAGGACCTCGTGCGCATCCCCTCGGTCAGCGCGCTCGACGAGCACGCCGACGACGTACGCCGCTCCGCCGAGGCGACCGCCGAGCTCTTCCGCGCCGAGGGGCTCGAGGTCGACATCGTCGCCGTCGAGGGCGGGGCGCCGGCCGTGATCGCCACCCGGCCCGCGCCGGAGGGGGCGCCGACCGTGCTGCTCTACGCCCACCACGACGTGCAGCCGGTCGCGGCCGAGGACTGGGCCAGCGACCCCTTCGAGCCGACCGAGCGGGGCGAGCGGCTCTACGGCCGCGGCGCCGCCGACGACAAGGCGGGCATCGCCGCCCACCTCGCGGCGCTGCGGGCGCTGGGCGACGACTGCGCCGTCGGCGTCACCGTCCTCGTCGAGGGCGAGGAGGAGATCGGCTCACCGACGCTGGGCGCCTTCCTCGAGGCGTACGCCGAGCGGCTGCGGGCCGACGTCATCGTCATCGCCGACTCCACCAACTGGGACATCGGCGTGCCCGCGCTGACCACCAGCCTGCGCGGGCTCGTGCGCGCCACGGTCGAGGTGCGCACCCTGACGCACGGGGTCCACTCCGGCATGTGGGGCGGGCTCGTGCCCGACGCCCTCATGGCGATGAACCGGCTGCTGGCGTCGCTGCACGCCGACGACGGGTCGGTCGCCGTCGAGGGCCTCGTCAGCGGCCCCGCGAGCGAGCTCGACTACCCGGAGGAGCGCCTGCGCGCCGAGTCGGGCGCGACCGCCGGGGTGCACTGGATCGGCTCCGGCACGGCGGTGTCGCGGCTGTGGACCCAGCCGTCGCTGACGGTCACGGGTCTCGACGCCCCGCGCGTCCAGGGCGCCTCCAACACGCTGGCGGCGACCTCACGGGCCATGATCTCGATGCGGATCGCGCCGGGGGACACCTCGACGTCGGCCTTCGCCGCCCTGTCGCGCCACCTGGAGCAGCACGCTCCGTGGGGCGCCGAGGTCACGGTCACCTTCAACGACGGTGGCGAGGCCATCGCGCTCGACGCGAGCGGGTCGACGTACGACGTGGCCCGGAGGGCCTTCACCGAGGCGTGGGACGGCACCGAGCCGGTCGACATCGGCGTCGGCGGGTCGATCCCCTTCATCGCCGAGTTCCTCGAGGCGTTCCCGCAGGCCAGCGTGCTCGTCACCGGCGTCGAGGACCCCGACACCCGCGCCCACGGCGCCGACGAGGGCCTCCACCTCGCCGAGTTCGCCCGGGTCTGCCTGGCCGAGACTCTCCTGCTGCACCACCTTGCCCCCCACGCCACCTCGCCCACCTCCTGA
- a CDS encoding PfkB family carbohydrate kinase, with amino-acid sequence MSDPDGPDGPVGPDTSARPLDLVVTGTVFLDLILTGLRAAPVGGREIMADGMGSSPGGAATLAVAASRLGVATGLVAAFGSDVYGDFCWSTLEEDEGVDLSASRRIEGWHSPVTVSLAYDDDRAMITHAHEPPLDPDLLFGRVPQAQVCFADVGTTRAPWVDDAVARGSRVFADVGWDDTGAWDADGLRERLSGCHAFVPNAAEAMAYTGKDHPGAALEVIRDWVPLAVVTAGSGGAYAADETTGETVWVPGLRVPAVDPTGAGDVFLAALMAGTLRDWPLLQRIRFANLAAALSVRDVGGALAAPGWGDVCDWFTDLDPTSRLARDYGFLEEVLAGVEHRMFARAVPTIGFDSGTHDHSRHGPRPAHHSTAHPLSTAKPASPQENP; translated from the coding sequence ATGTCCGACCCCGACGGCCCCGACGGCCCTGTCGGTCCCGACACCTCCGCGCGCCCGCTGGACCTCGTCGTGACCGGCACCGTGTTCCTCGACCTCATCCTCACCGGACTGCGTGCGGCCCCGGTCGGCGGCCGCGAGATCATGGCCGACGGCATGGGCTCGAGCCCCGGCGGCGCGGCGACCCTCGCAGTGGCCGCGAGCCGGCTCGGCGTCGCCACCGGTCTCGTCGCCGCCTTCGGCTCCGACGTGTACGGCGACTTCTGCTGGTCGACGCTCGAGGAGGACGAAGGTGTCGACCTCTCGGCGTCGCGGCGCATCGAGGGCTGGCACTCCCCGGTCACGGTGTCCCTGGCCTACGACGACGACCGGGCGATGATCACCCACGCGCACGAGCCGCCGCTCGACCCCGACCTGCTCTTCGGCCGGGTGCCGCAGGCCCAGGTCTGCTTCGCCGACGTCGGGACCACCCGGGCGCCGTGGGTCGACGACGCCGTGGCGCGGGGCTCGCGGGTCTTCGCCGACGTCGGCTGGGACGACACGGGGGCCTGGGACGCCGACGGCCTCCGGGAGCGCCTGAGCGGGTGCCACGCCTTCGTGCCCAACGCCGCGGAGGCGATGGCCTACACCGGCAAGGACCACCCCGGCGCGGCGTTGGAGGTCATCCGTGACTGGGTGCCGCTGGCCGTGGTGACCGCCGGCAGCGGCGGCGCCTACGCGGCCGACGAGACCACCGGCGAGACCGTGTGGGTCCCCGGCCTGCGGGTGCCGGCCGTCGACCCGACCGGGGCCGGGGACGTCTTCCTGGCCGCCCTCATGGCCGGCACGCTGCGCGACTGGCCGTTGCTGCAGCGGATCCGCTTCGCCAACCTCGCCGCGGCGCTGTCGGTGCGCGACGTCGGCGGCGCGCTCGCCGCGCCGGGCTGGGGCGACGTGTGCGACTGGTTCACCGACCTCGACCCGACGAGCCGGCTGGCCCGCGACTACGGCTTCCTGGAGGAGGTCCTGGCCGGCGTGGAGCACCGGATGTTCGCCCGCGCCGTGCCCACCATCGGCTTCGACAGCGGCACCCACGACCACTCGCGCCACGGCCCCCGCCCGGCCCACCACAGCACCGCCCACCCCCTGTCCACCGCCAAGCCCGCCTCGCCCCAGGAGAACCCATGA